In Castanea sativa cultivar Marrone di Chiusa Pesio chromosome 6, ASM4071231v1, a single window of DNA contains:
- the LOC142638707 gene encoding uncharacterized protein LOC142638707, whose protein sequence is MGSSGFLLICTLHSGIALTCGALMMFYSHEVYVFGHGLETAIKLQGSTPHDQLLIGTSDSFSGLLLFAIGSLLFMVGFVQDREFQSFFAKGCVLLHISVAVWRVYFGMKLEDLAFDWPRQVFGDFALALSWVFFLVYSWREKYD, encoded by the coding sequence atggGATCATCTGGTTTTTTATTGATATGTACTCTCCATTCTGGGATTGCTCTGACTTGTGGAGCTTTAATGATGTTTTACTCCCATGAGGTCTATGTGTTTGGCCATGGCCTCGAGACCGCGATTAAGCTTCAAGGATCAACACCCCATGATCAGTTACTGATCGGAACCTCCGATTCCTTCTCGGGTTTGCTTTTATTTGCAATAGGGTCCCTTTTGTTCATGGTGGGTTTTGTTCAGGACAGAGAGTTCCAGAGTTTCTTTGCCAAGGGATGTGTGCTTCTTCACATCTCCGTGGCTGTTTGGAGAGTATATTTTGGGATGAAGCTTGAGGATCTTGCTTTTGATTGGCCAAGGCAGGTTTTTGGGGATTTTGCATTGGCACTTTCTTGGGTTTTCTTTCTTGTGTACTCATGGAGAGAGAAGTATGATTAG